Below is a genomic region from Oenanthe melanoleuca isolate GR-GAL-2019-014 chromosome 18, OMel1.0, whole genome shotgun sequence.
GCCATGAGGGTTTCGTTAAAGTCCAGGCTGTACTGGCTGGATTCGGTGACCACTTGTTCCTGCCCCTGGGGACACTCCATGTGCTGCCCTTGTCCTGTCCACTCCAGGTCGCACGCGACAGGGTTGATGGAAGGTGGCAGCTCCATATCCACCAGAGTGGAGAAATCTCCGTTGGGGTTGGTGTTAAAGACAGTTTCCCAGTCAAACACACCCTTGAGCGACCCCAGCTCAGTCTGCTCCTCCTGGGTCATCAGGGCCGAGCTGGGAAGCCGGGACAGCTTGGCCGCGGGCAGGGGCGAGGGCTGCTTGCGCTTCTGCCCCGCTTTGGCACCCGCcgggctccagccctggctgctgctgctgctgctgctgctttcctcaaACTCTCGCAGCAGCTGCTGCGACGCCACCTGGGCCTCGAGGGCgttgctggagctgcagggagaagcGGCCGGGCTGCCGAGGTGCCGTGATTCCTTCTGGGCTCTCCCGGAGAAGGCGGGGTGGATCTGCACCGGAGACATCCTCCGCTTCTTGTACGAGCCGTACTTGAGCCGGCTGGCATAGTAGGGGTCCAGCTTCCAAAAGCCACCTTTCCCCGGCTCGTCCTTCTCCCGAGGCACCTTGATGAAGGACTTGTTCAAGGACAGGTTGTGCCGGATGGAGTTCTGGAgccaaaagagaaagaaaccaaGGCTGAATGCTTGGACCTGCCTGCCTGGCTTGAGGTTCTCAGCAAGAattttttggaaagcaaagcagaactggCAACATCCAGACATGCCATGCCCAGCAGAAAGTCCCTCAAACCCCTGAGTTTTCCCCCCTGACTCTCCAGCAGTTTTGCTGCCTCCTGTTTCATCCAGCCAAAGGTGGCAGGAGCCAAGGGGTTCAAGCTAGGGCTTGCCACCCAATGGGAAGCTTTTGGGCAGCTCTCCATGGCTGGAAATTTGGGCTATGGGGCCTTGGATTATGCAGAGGTTTGAATTGCTCCAGGCATGGAGCTAGGCTGGAGGAGGTTGGATCCTCCTTCATGCCAGGGAGGAAGAGGGGGGGTCTCTACACCCATG
It encodes:
- the FOXJ1 gene encoding forkhead box protein J1, with the protein product MAWPSRAPKAKGKVKCVEEDLDDSLPDLMWLRDFTVAQTGLPQLYSGSDPQDCCTMSESLFSLVDFESPCSPLAADPACKGTRHTPCTPVSSSTTHHDVAVPPHLAGDIDYKTNPHVKPPYSYATLICMAMEASNKPKITLSAIYKWITDNFCYFRHADPTWQNSIRHNLSLNKSFIKVPREKDEPGKGGFWKLDPYYASRLKYGSYKKRRMSPVQIHPAFSGRAQKESRHLGSPAASPCSSSNALEAQVASQQLLREFEESSSSSSSSQGWSPAGAKAGQKRKQPSPLPAAKLSRLPSSALMTQEEQTELGSLKGVFDWETVFNTNPNGDFSTLVDMELPPSINPVACDLEWTGQGQHMECPQGQEQVVTESSQYSLDFNETLMATTFLEHPWDEGTSDYLSNCVNIDQVFEDIDASLLADVINLSSLARLL